DNA from Agarilytica rhodophyticola:
TCGAAGTTGGCGGTTAATGTCAACTTATCATTGGGTAACAACTGTACCTTTAGTCTTGAAGAATCTAAATTGGTCCCTTGTAACTTGCGATTAAGTGTAATGTTTTCAATAAAACCATCAGTTTCAATTGTATTTAATTGAATGCTGGTGAGCACTTTTTCGTTAATGGGTATATCTGATTGCAGCGTTAAACGATGATGATTGAAATTGCCTGCTTCTACACGGATTGTGTTGCTAAATTCTTCCTTAGGTGCTGCTGTAATAATATTAACTGCACCGGCGATAGTATTGGCGCCAAATAAGGTTCCTTGAGGGCCTTTTAATACTTCGATTTGTTTAATATCACTTAAACTTGAATCAAAGGCTGAAGAGCGACCAAGAGGTACATCGTCTATATAAACTACGACACGCGAGTCAACGCCAATATTACGTGAGAAGTCACCCACACCTCGTATAGCAATTTCTCCTCGTGTCTTTCTTCCTCCCTGACCAAAATTTAAGGAGGGGGTTGCAAACTCTATGTCGCCTAGGCCTCTAATATTTGAACTTTCAAGAAACTTACTGTCAAAGAGTTGAACTGAAACTGGTACCTGAAGCAGGTTTTCATTGCGCTTTTGTGCTGTAACAATTAGTTCTTCTAGCTTTAGCTCATCGTTGGCGTAACTAATGTCACTAATAGCGATGAGCGTGGTGGCTAATGTACTTAATATGGGTAGTGGTTTCACAATCTTCTTAACGTATATCTTTCTATTTTAATGTTTTAGCTTAAATAAGTAGCTCTTGTATTGGATGCATGCACAATAACTGCATCAATTCGTCAAAGACGCTATTAAATCATTAAATGAGTCGCGTTTTAGTGGTTTGTCGAGAAAACCGTTAAATCCACACCGTATTAATTCTTCACGTTGAGAATGGATTGGCATATTGCTTAAACCAATAATTAAAGTATTTTTATTGATAAAGCTTCTAAGTTGTTCAACTGTCTGAGGGCCTGCTAGCTCTGGCATTTGTATATCCATTAAAATGATATCAAATGTGGACGATTGGCACTCTTTAAGTGCCAGGCGACCGCTAAGTGCATGGGTGATCGTGTGGCTGGAGCCCAGAGCAGCTTCACCAATATCATGGTGGATATCTTCGTCGTCTACTAACAGAATCCGGTAGTTACCTTCGCGGGGTAAGGCGACAGACTCTTGTTTTGCTGCACCTTTGTCATTCGCCTTGTTGTGCTGAGCGTTGAGATAACTTTTGTACTGGACTAATGTACGTTGGATACTTTCTAAATTGCTATAGATCAGCTCGGGGGCTTTTTCTATCGCAGGCCGTAAATGCTCAGGTATCGCCTCACAATTCTTTGTCTCTAGCGTTTGCATGATCGCCTCAAAATATTGCTTGAGTAGGTCGGCATTGAGTTGAGCAATTGTTAAAGGCGTTGAAATATTATGCGCGAATGTGGCCGATACCGTGTCGATATCACTATCGGGATCAAAAACTATATGACTTTTGGCCATGCTTGGTTGCGCCTATATTAAAGTGATTAAAGCTTAATGCAGCCTGTTAGAGGGCATTTCTATATAGTCCTGATAGCAGGTCAAGCTTTTAAACCTTTTCTCAAGTAATGCGCAGACGTATTCCTGGTTGCCATTAATACGTTGAATCGGATAGATATTTTGGCTCCACGCTTCGAGTCTTTTTTCATCAAAAACACCATCTTCATTTTGAAAGAATGGCACATGACTGTGTTCTTCAAGGGTGCTTATGCAATCGCTAGAAGCTCCCTTTTCTTGTACTTCCTTGATTGAATTACGATACTCATCCTGCGTCAAAACGATAAGGCGACTAATTGTCCCAAATTTATCGATCAGTAAAAATCCCCCAGGATTAGTAACGTAATAGTACTCAATTGCGCCCAGATCCTCGCATAATTGCTCAAAATAGTCGGCAAAATCCGAATCGTAGAGGAAGGGGATTTGCTGTTTGGCATCGTGGCTGGAAAGTGGCATTAAATCGGTAAAATAACGGTTATTTAACGTGCTAACAATTGATGTTAGTCGAGTGGTCAGCTCTTCTTCACTTTTACCAATATAGAAGTCTATCAAATCACAATTCAATGCATGTATTGCTTGCTTTTCGTTAGCAACGCCGGTTAGCAGTATCTTTTTTGCATTAGGGCTTGATATCTGTGAACACAGATCGAGACCGTTAAGCTGTGGCATACTGAAATCCACAACTATTACCGATGGTTCGGCAAAGCGGTTCAACGTATCTAGCTTTCTGCAGATTTGATTTTGAGGTAAAACCAATTTACTAGGCGTATTAATATCAGGAGAAAGTGGTTCGCCTTTACTAAAGTTTTCGCTAAGTTTGAACTGCGATTCCACATAGGCAAGACCTTCATGAGGATCGCTGAAAAGCTTGAATACAGCTGGTTCTGACTTTAGGGTTAATGAATTTAGAAAATCTCTATTATCGTCTATATAAACCGTTGTGGTGGGATGATAATAAAGACTGATTTCAGGTTTTCCCATGTAAAAGTTTCTCCAGATGTATTTGCCCCGTTTGCAACTGAGAACAAACAGTTATTTTCGAGCAGACTATATTTTCTAAGTTTAACGTAAACTCTTATCTGACAAAACTCTCAAAGCATAAATAGGTGTTTTTGCTGTCTTTTTTTTAGCTTAAATGTCCTTTTTTTGTCCTTTTTGGCGTTCTAATAACACATCAGTGCGCACCTGCTAACGCATTTAACTTGCGTTGATAGCGAAGTTTGTATTCTTCTGACTCAGCTAATTCCATAGACTTCCTAAGTGCTTTTTTAGAATTCTCTATATCATTCTCATAATAGTACGCGACAGCTAAGCCGTGGTAAAAATCTGGTTCTAATTTGTGAATTTTAATTGCAGCCTTAAATAAAGCCACGGCCTTGTCATATCGTTTGGCTTCTAGCTCAGTGTTGGCTAATTTTTCCAAGTAGTAAGGGTTCTTGCGTGCATATTTTTCGGCTCTTTTGGCATATGCCTGAGACTTGGTTTCATCCCCTAACTCTGAATAGAGGATATAAATATTACCGATAGCGGATCTATTCTTGGAGTTGTATTTCAATGCTGCTAAGTAGGCTTCTTCTGCAGCTTTGAAATCACCCAAACGTTTGTATGCCACGCCTAAATTCGACCATACAAAATCAAGTTTTTTATGTGTTTTGATCGATTTTTTAAAGTAGGCGACGGCCATAGAGTATTTTTTCTGATTGAGGTAGGCGACTCCCAAGTTATTATAATATTCAGCTTTTGCTTGGGCATCTGTAATCATTTTTGATACCACTTTGCTATCGCCAATCTGGTCAAAATAAGCTTGGTTGAACTCCACCAGAACTTTCGCCCGAGGTAAACTGACCACCACATTAACGTGCCCTGGCACTTCATAAAAGCCGTCGCGTCGGCGCCATTGACGCTCAAGGTTTACTGTTTGATAACGGGCCCTTATTCCTACATATCGTGCGGTAGCGATAAATAAATTGGCCAATGAAATACAGTTGCCAGAACCGTTATAGAATGTT
Protein-coding regions in this window:
- a CDS encoding transglutaminase-like domain-containing protein, yielding MSYVKFTPVVSLLLLMATQVVAVNIEEPLPDQNQNIIVEDVDVLALNSEIKTLLDEKIKVLPSKRQRLLALHTLLYDPAQYNIRYNAYFTASAIETFYNGSGNCISLANLFIATARYVGIRARYQTVNLERQWRRRDGFYEVPGHVNVVVSLPRAKVLVEFNQAYFDQIGDSKVVSKMITDAQAKAEYYNNLGVAYLNQKKYSMAVAYFKKSIKTHKKLDFVWSNLGVAYKRLGDFKAAEEAYLAALKYNSKNRSAIGNIYILYSELGDETKSQAYAKRAEKYARKNPYYLEKLANTELEAKRYDKAVALFKAAIKIHKLEPDFYHGLAVAYYYENDIENSKKALRKSMELAESEEYKLRYQRKLNALAGAH
- a CDS encoding response regulator; the protein is MAKSHIVFDPDSDIDTVSATFAHNISTPLTIAQLNADLLKQYFEAIMQTLETKNCEAIPEHLRPAIEKAPELIYSNLESIQRTLVQYKSYLNAQHNKANDKGAAKQESVALPREGNYRILLVDDEDIHHDIGEAALGSSHTITHALSGRLALKECQSSTFDIILMDIQMPELAGPQTVEQLRSFINKNTLIIGLSNMPIHSQREELIRCGFNGFLDKPLKRDSFNDLIASLTN
- a CDS encoding response regulator; amino-acid sequence: MGKPEISLYYHPTTTVYIDDNRDFLNSLTLKSEPAVFKLFSDPHEGLAYVESQFKLSENFSKGEPLSPDINTPSKLVLPQNQICRKLDTLNRFAEPSVIVVDFSMPQLNGLDLCSQISSPNAKKILLTGVANEKQAIHALNCDLIDFYIGKSEEELTTRLTSIVSTLNNRYFTDLMPLSSHDAKQQIPFLYDSDFADYFEQLCEDLGAIEYYYVTNPGGFLLIDKFGTISRLIVLTQDEYRNSIKEVQEKGASSDCISTLEEHSHVPFFQNEDGVFDEKRLEAWSQNIYPIQRINGNQEYVCALLEKRFKSLTCYQDYIEMPSNRLH